In Deltaproteobacteria bacterium, the DNA window GTCGAAGCGAGCACGAGAGGCGCTTCAATCGATTCCCGCAATTGGTTTTGGCGAAGCAGAGCTTTTGTATCAACAGGGATATCGAACTATTCAGGAGGTGAGCAATGCGTCTGTGGAAGATCTCACCTCCATCGAGGGAATTGACGAGCTAAGAGCCAGAGACATCATCGGAGGAGCGGCTAGATTGCTGGATGAGGAAAAGGTTAACGGCAGCGGCCCTAAGTCTACTGACGAGTCGGTTGCTACGGATATAGATCAGCTGGTATTGCCGGAGGGATTCCGAGAGGTGCTAGTTAAAAACAACTTTGTGACAATTCAGAGCCTTGCTTCCATAAGTCCACAGGACTTATCTCGCGCTACTGGCTTGCAGGAAGATCAGGCGGCAGTAGTCTGTAAGGCGACGGAGTCGTTTTTGAAATTTCAACAGAGGGTGTAGGTCGAGAGCTAAGGGGGCGTAGGTCGAGAGTGAGGGCAAAGCCCCAGCGCACATGTGTAGTATGCAGAAAGCGCGGCGCAAAGGAGGAGTTGTGGCGTTTCGCGTTTCGCAGAGAGTGTTTGCGCAGCGAGTCAGCAGGTTTGCGCTGCGAAAGCAGCGGCTTAAACACTGATTTGCTAAAAACTGCTAAACTAGACAGAGTTGGAAAATGTTTAGGGCGTGGGGCTTATTGTCATAAGAAGGCCGAATGCTTGTTTAGTCCCCGAGCGGCTAGTTCTGTAATTTCTTCTCTGTTGCGCGGAAGCGGCAGGGAAGTCAGTGAAGATGCGAAGAAAACTGGTAACCGCGCTTTGTTTAAGAGGCTAAAAGGTGCCCATTTAAGTATTAGGAATCTGTTAGAGGGCGATGGGGATAACGAGGATTTGTTGA includes these proteins:
- a CDS encoding YlxR family protein, which codes for MRAKPQRTCVVCRKRGAKEELWRFAFRRECLRSESAGLRCESSGLNTDLLKTAKLDRVGKCLGRGAYCHKKAECLFSPRAASSVISSLLRGSGREVSEDAKKTGNRALFKRLKGAHLSIRNLLEGDGDNEDLLMGCEKKAFRLGSVKSDGR